A genomic window from Catalinimonas alkaloidigena includes:
- a CDS encoding TROVE domain-containing protein, which translates to MRFNVPLRNRDRTRNYEGAEAYTLSPELELYAAVVTTTLSDKFYEGSDERLERIRQLIAQVDPAFVARLAVYAREQMHLRSVPLALTVELARIHTGDSLVGRLTGRVIQRADEITELLACYQAANGRTGAKKLGRLSKQLQKGLAVAFNRFDAYQLAKYDRAAEIRLRDALFLVHPKAKDAAQQALFDRLVRDELQTPYTWETELSATGQAQFATEAEKAAAFRARWEELITSGRLGYMALLRNLRNLLEAGISPAHVDRVCQTLADPRAVARSRQLPFRFLSAYREVQDVRSGYTPQVLDALEAAVLASAANLPGFDGDTSVLVACDVSGSMQRPLSPRSKVQHYDIGLVLGMLLQSRCRNVLTGIFGDTWKTIGLPQQRVLANVMDLRRREGEVGYATNGYLVIQELLRRGQRIDKVMIFTDCQLWDSRSSNGSLADEWQRYRRFAPNARLYVFDLAGYGTAPLRVIGRDVHLIAGWSDKVFDVLAALESGAEALSVIEQIEL; encoded by the coding sequence ATGCGATTCAATGTACCCCTCCGAAATCGGGACCGGACACGCAACTACGAAGGTGCCGAAGCCTACACGCTCTCGCCGGAACTGGAACTCTACGCGGCCGTGGTTACTACCACACTGTCGGACAAGTTCTACGAAGGGAGCGACGAACGGCTGGAACGCATCCGGCAGCTGATTGCGCAGGTCGACCCCGCATTTGTTGCCCGACTGGCGGTCTACGCCCGGGAGCAGATGCACCTGCGCTCGGTGCCGCTGGCCCTGACCGTCGAACTGGCCCGCATCCACACCGGCGACAGTCTCGTGGGTCGCCTGACGGGTCGGGTAATCCAACGGGCCGACGAAATCACGGAGCTGCTGGCCTGTTACCAGGCGGCGAACGGCCGGACGGGTGCAAAAAAACTCGGCCGTCTGTCGAAGCAATTGCAGAAAGGATTGGCCGTGGCGTTCAACCGGTTCGACGCGTACCAATTGGCGAAATACGACCGGGCGGCGGAAATCCGCCTGCGCGACGCCCTGTTCCTCGTCCACCCGAAAGCCAAAGATGCGGCCCAACAGGCGCTCTTCGACCGGCTGGTCCGTGACGAATTGCAGACGCCCTACACGTGGGAGACCGAACTGTCGGCCACGGGTCAGGCCCAGTTTGCGACCGAGGCAGAAAAGGCGGCCGCATTCCGCGCACGTTGGGAGGAATTGATCACCAGCGGACGGCTGGGCTACATGGCCCTGCTGCGCAACCTCCGCAATCTGCTGGAAGCCGGCATCTCCCCCGCGCACGTGGATAGGGTCTGCCAAACACTAGCCGATCCGCGCGCCGTCGCCCGGTCGCGGCAACTGCCGTTCCGTTTCCTCTCGGCCTACCGAGAGGTGCAGGACGTACGGTCGGGCTACACGCCCCAGGTGCTCGACGCGCTCGAAGCGGCGGTCCTCGCCTCGGCGGCCAACCTGCCGGGCTTCGACGGCGATACGTCGGTGCTGGTGGCCTGCGACGTCTCGGGTTCGATGCAACGTCCCCTGTCGCCGCGCTCGAAAGTGCAGCACTACGACATCGGTCTGGTGCTGGGCATGCTGTTGCAATCCCGCTGCCGGAATGTCCTCACCGGGATCTTCGGCGACACCTGGAAAACCATCGGTCTGCCGCAACAGCGCGTCTTGGCAAACGTCATGGACCTGCGGCGGCGCGAAGGGGAAGTCGGCTACGCCACCAACGGCTACCTGGTGATTCAGGAGCTACTGCGGCGCGGACAGCGGATCGACAAGGTGATGATCTTCACCGACTGCCAGCTGTGGGATAGCCGCTCCAGCAACGGCTCGCTGGCCGACGAATGGCAGCGGTACCGCCGGTTTGCACCGAATGCACGGCTGTATGTGTTCGACCTGGCCGGTTACGGCACCGCGCCGTTGCGCGTCATCGGTCGGGACGTGCACCTGATCGCCGGCTGGTCCGACAAAGTCTTCGACGTACTCGCCGCCCTCGAAAGCGGCGCCGAAGCC